A window of the Palaeococcus ferrophilus DSM 13482 genome harbors these coding sequences:
- a CDS encoding ABC transporter permease produces the protein MAPELNIALKEFYVAVRSKRFIGLLLFYVVLILLINYAARDELLNLAGSVSVEDFGMYGAEGTVALTPVSLSLIANLTILSVFGALIGISLGADTINREVEEGTIKVLLSRPVYRDQVINGKFIGNGLALALISMIGFVVSIAYLLIIGAPVDGPSIVRALLASLHTLLYMLTFLSLGVLLSTLIRKVETAILVAIILAIFLTTIYPVVVNVTADKIAGEMPYCPPRVERVETPTGPHEITVSSYDCPAMREWENKRKMWQRRLYLLMPGHHYAQLILSAFAGDEGLQDYLPIGEAFPLGFNSLAILLVELIFPFSVAYARFMTSDLRG, from the coding sequence ATGGCGCCCGAACTCAACATCGCCCTCAAGGAGTTCTACGTAGCTGTGAGGAGCAAGAGGTTCATAGGCCTCCTCCTCTTTTACGTTGTTTTAATCCTCCTCATCAACTACGCGGCAAGGGACGAGCTTCTAAACCTAGCGGGCAGCGTGAGCGTTGAGGACTTCGGCATGTACGGGGCGGAGGGGACGGTGGCGTTAACGCCGGTTTCCCTCTCGCTCATCGCCAACCTAACCATACTCAGCGTCTTTGGGGCGCTCATAGGGATATCCCTCGGGGCGGATACCATCAACCGTGAGGTGGAGGAGGGAACCATAAAAGTCCTCCTCAGCAGGCCCGTTTACAGGGACCAGGTGATAAACGGGAAGTTCATCGGCAACGGACTGGCGCTGGCGCTAATAAGCATGATCGGTTTTGTGGTGTCCATTGCCTACCTCCTAATAATCGGGGCCCCCGTTGACGGTCCATCCATAGTTAGGGCCCTTCTAGCCTCTCTCCACACACTCCTCTACATGCTCACTTTTCTGAGCCTCGGGGTTCTCCTCTCGACGCTCATAAGGAAGGTCGAAACGGCGATCCTCGTGGCCATAATCCTCGCAATATTCCTCACGACGATATATCCCGTCGTGGTCAACGTAACGGCGGACAAAATTGCCGGAGAAATGCCCTACTGCCCGCCGAGGGTCGAGAGAGTGGAAACCCCCACGGGGCCGCATGAGATAACTGTTTCCTCCTACGACTGTCCCGCCATGAGGGAGTGGGAGAACAAGAGAAAAATGTGGCAGAGGCGCCTCTACCTCCTCATGCCGGGCCACCACTACGCCCAGCTGATATTGAGCGCCTTCGCGGGGGACGAGGGGCTGCAGGATTACCTCCCCATAGGGGAGGCGTTCCCACTGGGCTTCAACAGCCTTGCAATATTGCTCGTGGAGCTTATATTCCCCTTTAGTGTGGCCTACGCTCGCTTCATGACGAGCGACCTTAGGGGGTGA
- a CDS encoding intein-containing RctB family protein has translation MVPLKRIDKIRWEIPKFDKRMRVLGRVYADDQLIEKMRKDRTLEQAANVAMLPGIYKYSIVMPDGHQGYGFPIGGVAAFDAKEGVISPGGVGYDINCLAPGTKVLTEHGYWLKVEEMPQKFKLQGLRIYNTDEGHNDFSRIAFVAEREVEEGEKAVRIVTETGTIVEGSEDHPVLTPEGYVYLGNIREGDYVLVYPFEGVPYGEKKGILLDESAFEDEDPQVVKFLRERNLIPLQWDDPKIGTIARILGFALGDGHLGEMGGRLTLSFYGKEETLRELKKDLESLGIRASLYVRERDYRIETVSGQYSGKSVSAELRVASRSFALLLEKLGMPRGDKTKESYRVPEWIMGAPLWVKRNFLAGLFAADGSIVEFKGVTPLPVNLTQSRDEPLEESLLEFMNDVARLLEEFGIKSTVYKVKSKKGVTYRLALVGEESIRNFLGKVNYEYDIEKKAKGLIAYAYLKFKERVKDERKRAMETARKVYAETGSIGKAYGAVKGRVNRRFVERTIYEGDREPRVPKDFPTFEEFAKERGYEGGFVAEKVVKVEHVRPEYDRFYDIGVYHKAHNFIANGVVVHNCGVRLIRTNLTEREVRPRIKQLVDTLFKNVPSGLGSKGRVRLHWTQLDDVLADGAKWAVDNGYGWKEDLEHLEEGGRMEGADPNAVSQKAKQRGAPQLGSLGSGNHFLEVQVVDKVFDEKIAKAYGLYEGQVVVMVHTGSRGLGHQVASDYLRIMEKANRKYGVPWPDRELVSVPFQTEEGQRYFSAMKAAANFAWANRQMITHWVRESFEEVFRRKAEDMEMGIVYDVAHNIAKVEEHEVDGRKVKVVVHRKGATRAFPAGHPDVPRAYRDVGQPVLIPGSMGTASYVLAGAEGSMRETFGSTCHGAGRLMSRHAATRAWRGEKIERELATRGIYVRAASKRVVAEEAPGAYKSVDNVVNTVHEAGIANLVARMRPMGVAKG, from the coding sequence ATGGTTCCGCTGAAGAGGATAGACAAAATAAGGTGGGAGATACCGAAGTTCGATAAGAGGATGCGCGTCCTCGGAAGGGTCTACGCCGATGACCAGCTCATCGAGAAGATGAGGAAGGACAGGACGCTGGAGCAGGCGGCCAACGTCGCGATGCTCCCGGGCATTTACAAGTACTCCATCGTAATGCCGGACGGACATCAGGGCTACGGCTTCCCAATCGGCGGTGTGGCCGCCTTTGACGCAAAGGAGGGCGTAATAAGCCCCGGAGGGGTGGGCTACGACATCAACTGCCTTGCCCCGGGCACCAAAGTCCTCACGGAGCACGGATACTGGCTGAAAGTTGAGGAGATGCCCCAGAAGTTCAAGCTCCAGGGGCTTAGGATCTACAACACGGATGAGGGACACAACGACTTCTCACGGATAGCTTTTGTGGCCGAGAGGGAAGTTGAAGAGGGTGAGAAGGCCGTTAGGATAGTCACGGAAACCGGGACTATAGTTGAGGGAAGTGAGGATCATCCGGTTCTAACCCCGGAGGGCTACGTCTACCTTGGAAACATAAGGGAGGGTGATTACGTCCTGGTTTATCCATTCGAGGGCGTCCCCTACGGGGAGAAGAAAGGCATCCTACTTGATGAGAGCGCCTTCGAAGACGAGGACCCTCAGGTGGTAAAGTTCCTCCGCGAGAGGAACCTTATTCCGCTTCAGTGGGACGACCCGAAGATTGGAACAATCGCGAGGATACTCGGCTTTGCCCTGGGCGATGGTCATCTTGGCGAGATGGGTGGAAGGCTCACCCTGAGCTTCTACGGAAAGGAAGAAACGCTGAGGGAGCTTAAGAAAGACCTTGAGAGCCTTGGCATCAGAGCCAGCCTCTACGTCCGCGAGAGGGACTACAGAATAGAGACCGTGAGCGGACAATACAGCGGCAAGAGCGTTTCGGCGGAACTGAGGGTTGCATCCAGAAGCTTTGCCCTCCTGCTTGAGAAGCTTGGAATGCCGCGCGGGGACAAGACAAAGGAGAGCTACCGCGTCCCTGAATGGATAATGGGTGCACCTCTCTGGGTCAAGAGGAACTTCTTGGCTGGGCTCTTCGCGGCGGACGGGAGCATCGTGGAGTTCAAGGGAGTGACGCCGCTCCCGGTAAACCTGACTCAGTCCAGGGATGAGCCGCTTGAAGAGAGCCTGCTGGAGTTCATGAACGACGTTGCCAGGCTCCTCGAAGAGTTTGGAATTAAGAGCACAGTGTACAAGGTAAAGTCGAAGAAGGGCGTTACCTACCGCCTGGCCCTCGTTGGAGAGGAGAGCATCAGGAACTTCCTGGGTAAGGTCAACTACGAGTACGACATTGAGAAGAAGGCGAAGGGGCTTATTGCCTACGCCTACCTGAAGTTCAAGGAGCGCGTGAAGGATGAGAGAAAGCGGGCGATGGAGACCGCCAGAAAGGTTTACGCTGAGACCGGGAGTATAGGCAAGGCCTACGGGGCCGTAAAGGGCAGGGTGAACAGGCGCTTCGTCGAGAGGACGATCTACGAGGGGGACAGAGAGCCGAGGGTTCCAAAGGACTTCCCGACCTTCGAGGAGTTCGCCAAAGAGAGGGGCTACGAGGGCGGCTTTGTCGCAGAAAAAGTTGTCAAAGTGGAGCACGTTAGGCCAGAGTACGACAGGTTCTACGACATCGGCGTCTATCACAAAGCCCACAACTTCATAGCCAACGGCGTCGTCGTCCACAACTGCGGCGTCAGGCTCATCAGAACCAACCTCACCGAGAGGGAAGTAAGGCCTCGCATCAAGCAGCTCGTGGACACGCTCTTCAAGAACGTGCCCTCCGGTCTGGGTAGCAAGGGCCGCGTGAGGCTCCACTGGACGCAGCTGGACGACGTTCTCGCCGATGGTGCCAAGTGGGCGGTAGACAACGGCTACGGCTGGAAAGAGGATTTAGAGCACCTCGAAGAGGGCGGAAGGATGGAGGGCGCCGATCCCAACGCCGTAAGCCAGAAGGCGAAGCAGCGCGGTGCTCCTCAGCTCGGTTCCCTCGGCTCAGGAAACCACTTCCTTGAGGTTCAGGTGGTTGACAAGGTCTTCGACGAGAAGATAGCGAAAGCCTACGGCCTCTACGAGGGACAGGTCGTCGTGATGGTTCACACTGGCTCTCGCGGCCTCGGCCACCAGGTCGCGAGCGACTACCTCAGGATAATGGAGAAGGCGAACAGGAAGTACGGAGTTCCTTGGCCTGACAGGGAGCTGGTCAGCGTCCCCTTCCAGACGGAGGAAGGGCAGCGCTATTTCAGCGCGATGAAAGCTGCTGCAAACTTCGCCTGGGCCAACAGGCAGATGATAACCCACTGGGTAAGGGAGAGCTTCGAGGAGGTCTTCAGGAGGAAGGCTGAAGACATGGAGATGGGGATCGTCTACGACGTCGCCCACAACATAGCCAAAGTTGAAGAGCACGAGGTGGACGGAAGGAAGGTAAAGGTGGTCGTCCACAGGAAGGGCGCCACAAGGGCCTTCCCGGCCGGCCACCCCGATGTCCCGAGGGCCTACCGCGACGTCGGCCAGCCCGTTCTGATCCCGGGTTCGATGGGCACTGCCAGCTACGTTTTGGCGGGAGCGGAGGGCTCCATGAGGGAGACCTTTGGAAGCACGTGCCACGGCGCCGGAAGGCTCATGAGCAGGCACGCCGCAACCAGGGCATGGAGGGGCGAGAAGATAGAGCGTGAACTGGCCACGCGCGGCATATACGTGAGGGCCGCGAGCAAGCGTGTCGTTGCCGAGGAGGCTCCAGGAGCCTACAAGAGCGTGGACAACGTCGTCAACACCGTCCACGAGGCGGGGATAGCGAATCTAGTGGCGAGAATGAGGCCGATGGGGGTTGCAAAGGGCTGA
- a CDS encoding methyltransferase RsmF C-terminal domain-like protein, with protein MAMTPEDVRRLLIEGYGYAPDVGFIFKGKRKVYVQGSCPGEVKGEGGVYFGKVESDGIRLTIEGSFLVGPKATKNVIEISWKDTKRWLSGEDISVEFEGNAWVILHHGPYWLGGGKAVNGVVKNYVPKDRRLNPSKV; from the coding sequence ATGGCCATGACTCCTGAGGACGTGAGGAGGCTCCTGATAGAGGGCTACGGCTACGCGCCCGATGTGGGGTTCATATTTAAGGGCAAGCGAAAGGTTTACGTCCAAGGGAGTTGCCCGGGGGAGGTTAAAGGGGAGGGGGGTGTGTACTTCGGCAAGGTTGAGAGCGACGGCATAAGGCTCACGATTGAGGGGAGCTTTCTGGTGGGACCAAAGGCGACGAAGAACGTTATAGAAATTTCCTGGAAGGACACGAAGCGCTGGCTTTCAGGGGAGGACATCAGCGTGGAGTTCGAGGGCAACGCATGGGTGATTCTCCACCACGGCCCCTACTGGCTGGGTGGGGGCAAGGCCGTCAACGGCGTTGTGAAGAACTACGTCCCAAAGGACAGACGGCTGAACCCCTCGAAAGTTTAA